AGCCAACAGGAAAAGTTTATATAACGGTACGAAGAGATATTAAATTTGAAGGTTTTAGAACACATAAAATGCATCAAAAGAAAACTTATCAGTGTAATGTAATACTGCATTCCAAGTCAGTTTTCAGGAACGAAAACTGTGAGATCTATGAATACCAGCATTACAATCAACTTCCCAAAATTTCGGATAATCATTGCCCTTTCTGTTATCCAGATTCAGACCGAGAGCTTGTGGTAGAATCTGCAACAGCGTATGCGATATACGATAAATTTCCTGTTAGCGAAGGACACGCACTGGTAATACCTAAACGACATTGTGCAGATTATTTTGAGCTTTCATTTAAAGAACAATCGGCGTGTATGTTTTTACTCAGTAAGGTCAAGGAAATTATTTCCTCCGATTATCATCCTGATGGTTTCAACGTCGGAATCAATATTGGAGAATTTGGGGGGCAAACTGTTGATCATGTACACATCCACTTAATTCCACGCTATAAAGGTGATGTCGCCAATCCCCGAGGTGGAGTTCGGGGAGTGATTCCTTCAAAAAAAGAGTATTGATTAGACGAAGAGAGCACAGGGTGGAATGATTACCGACAGGGAAAAGATGATGACAGTATTTTTCAGGATGCCACTGCGGAAATTCAAAGTATTTTATCTAGCGCGGAATTCGAAAAAGAAAGTTTCGAAACCAAAACCATCCGTTTCGAGATGGACATCATTAAATCGAAAAAGATTTGGCGATGGAAAAGTGTGAACTTTACAATAAGTTTTCAAAGAATAAAAATTTTACGGTTTTTCAGGAAGGGGAGGAATGGCTTTGCCGGTGCGATAACTTTAACGATGGGGTGGATCTGATTATTGAAAATAACAGAGTCTCGCTGAATTTTAATTTTGATGAATCCCGGATTTTGGATATTTATTCCGAATTAAAAACAAACCGTTATCACCGAAATGGTGATTACAGGATCGTGGAGTGCTTCCGGATGTTCTGGACTTATCACAAGTCTTCGCCTACACTTTATGCCAACGCTACACACCCAATATGGTCCTATTCGACAAACAGTAATGAGTTCCTGGAAGGATACTTCCTAGGGTTGACGGAGTTTTTTAAGATTTTGAAACCGGAGATCTTAAGGACTAAGGTATAAAGCTAGCCACGCGATGAAATCGCGCGGCAGCGGGGGATTGTTTCGCTTTTATAAGTCCTCACCATTTGCATTATTGTATTCATTGTCATAATACATCGTAATATTATATCTACCAGAATTTTCGGTAATCATATACCACACAACCTTCTTAGTTTGTGTTTGTGCAAAATAGGATGAATAATCTTCTATAATCTGGTCTCTAAACTCGCTGCTTATATCAACTAGTTGCTCTGGTGGATATTTAGAAGAAATAAAAGATTGCAGATCTTCTGGTGTTGAATCAGATATCTGATAATATATTGCTTCATAGCGTTTGTCTTTTACAAGCATTTGAAACGAGATATCCTCATCATCAGAAATTTCACATTTTGCATCTGTTACCGCATGAATATATTTTTTGTTATTGCTGAATTGTTGACAAAGATTATTATATCTTATCTTAATATCACTTTCATTTCTCGTATTTACATCTGTCACCATAATTCTATAAACTTTATTATTATTTGTAACAACATGTATGTTTACATCTGTTCCATTAAACTCCCCACTTAATACATCTCTAGAATTTGGATTGTTTTTAAAACCTTTTGATTTTAATTTGTTTAACATTTCATCTTTTGATCCGTCAATTGGAATACCGAGAAACATTGTGACATCTTTCTGTGCAAATAAATTTGAAGTTACTAAGAGTAGGGTGAAAAAAAATAGAAAATCAAATTTCCTCATAGTTCATAAGTTTTAGGATATAATTTAATAATTGGTTAGAATGCGGTTGGGTATTGATGATAATTGTTATAACTGTTTTTTTGTAACAAAAGTACAATAAGCAAAAATCTTCGAGATGTAAACTTCAACTTGCTATTAGAAATACGGTAGCTGAAAAGCGTCCGAGACTCCCGTTCACAGCGTAGCTAAAGTTTAGTTATCAGCCGCAGGTTTTTTTTTATTTTTCAATAAGTAATGATATACGTTCTGATTTCCTAGGGTTATTGTATATGCACTTACAAAATCATAACCATTTTTTGACATAAAAT
The window above is part of the Kaistella faecalis genome. Proteins encoded here:
- a CDS encoding bifunctional class I SAM-dependent methyltransferase/HIT family protein, with the translated sequence MENLKGNPNSHLTAKERDNLSFPAKILFERKFLHGRILDFGCGFGNDVKILSAKGLDIKGYDKHYFPNYPSEKFDTIICFYVLNVLLPEEQSTVLMELSRLIKPTGKVYITVRRDIKFEGFRTHKMHQKKTYQCNVILHSKSVFRNENCEIYEYQHYNQLPKISDNHCPFCYPDSDRELVVESATAYAIYDKFPVSEGHALVIPKRHCADYFELSFKEQSACMFLLSKVKEIISSDYHPDGFNVGINIGEFGGQTVDHVHIHLIPRYKGDVANPRGGVRGVIPSKKEY